In the Kineosporiaceae bacterium genome, one interval contains:
- a CDS encoding histidine phosphatase family protein, with protein sequence MSDLQCPATLLVARHGDAEYPVHGVLTDDGGRLTTTGRSQAQALAEAVRTRRVAAVYASSMTRAEATGSILAQTLGVGLTVVAGLQEFSVGELAGVPYTDPRPQQVFEAWLDGDLEVGIPGGETGLRVIDRVEDALATIADAHRGETVVVISHGGVMSLTLPRLADNVPNDLARARFVPNCVPAELRADADGWALFDWPGSADRSVV encoded by the coding sequence ATGAGCGATCTGCAGTGCCCGGCCACCCTGCTGGTCGCCCGACACGGCGACGCCGAGTACCCGGTGCACGGAGTGCTCACCGACGACGGTGGCCGGTTGACCACGACCGGCCGGTCGCAGGCCCAGGCGCTGGCCGAGGCGGTGCGCACCCGGCGGGTGGCGGCGGTGTACGCCAGCTCCATGACCCGGGCCGAGGCCACCGGCAGCATCCTGGCGCAGACACTCGGCGTGGGGCTGACCGTTGTTGCCGGGCTGCAGGAGTTCTCGGTGGGCGAGCTGGCCGGGGTGCCGTACACCGATCCCCGTCCCCAGCAGGTCTTCGAGGCATGGCTGGACGGTGACCTCGAGGTGGGGATCCCGGGTGGGGAGACCGGCCTGCGCGTGATCGATCGGGTCGAGGACGCGCTGGCAACGATCGCCGATGCCCACCGCGGCGAGACCGTCGTCGTGATCAGCCACGGCGGAGTCATGTCCCTGACGCTGCCCCGCCTGGCCGACAACGTGCCGAACGACCTGGCCCGGGCGCGGTTCGTCCCCAACTGTGTGCCGGCCGAGCTGCGGGCCGACGCCGACGGCTGGGCGCTGTTCGACTGGCCGGGCAGCGCCGACCGCTCGGTGGTCTGA
- the pheS gene encoding phenylalanine--tRNA ligase subunit alpha, with the protein MSAPNKSFDPVEVAALSPEELDRQVLWALAAIDGATDLDTLKQVRLAVAGDRSPLALANREIGALPPAARKDAGQRVGTARGRVNQALAQRTVVLEAERDARVLVEETVDVTLPAERTTRGARHPLESISERIADVFVAMGWEVAEGPELEAEWFNFDALNFDPDHPARQMQDTFFVDPPSSGLVLRTHTSPVQARSLLDRGVPVYVCVPGKTFRTDELDATHTPVFHQVEGLAVDEGLTMANLRGTLDHFARAMFGPDAVTRWRPSFFPFTEPSAEFDLGCFVCPGPFGPSGPDPACRTCGGTGWIEWGGCGMVNPNVLLACGIDPERYSGFAFGMGLERTLMFRHGIADMRDMVEGDARFSLHYGMSV; encoded by the coding sequence ATGTCTGCACCGAACAAGAGTTTCGATCCGGTCGAGGTCGCGGCGTTGAGCCCCGAGGAACTGGACCGGCAGGTCCTGTGGGCACTCGCCGCCATCGACGGTGCCACCGACCTCGACACGCTCAAGCAGGTCCGCCTCGCCGTCGCGGGCGATCGCAGTCCGCTGGCGCTGGCCAATCGTGAGATCGGTGCCCTGCCGCCGGCTGCCCGCAAGGACGCCGGCCAGCGGGTCGGTACCGCCCGGGGCCGGGTGAACCAGGCGCTGGCGCAGCGCACCGTCGTCCTCGAGGCCGAGCGCGATGCCCGGGTGCTCGTCGAGGAGACGGTCGACGTCACGCTGCCGGCCGAGCGGACGACGCGCGGCGCACGGCACCCGCTGGAGTCGATCTCCGAGCGGATCGCGGACGTGTTCGTGGCGATGGGCTGGGAGGTCGCCGAGGGCCCCGAGCTCGAGGCGGAGTGGTTCAACTTCGATGCCCTCAACTTCGATCCCGACCACCCGGCACGCCAGATGCAGGACACGTTCTTCGTCGACCCGCCGTCCAGCGGTCTGGTGCTGCGCACCCACACCTCACCGGTGCAGGCCCGCTCGCTGCTCGACCGCGGCGTCCCGGTGTACGTCTGCGTGCCCGGGAAGACCTTCCGCACCGACGAGCTCGACGCCACGCACACCCCGGTGTTCCATCAGGTCGAGGGGCTGGCCGTCGACGAGGGCCTGACCATGGCCAACCTGCGCGGCACGCTGGATCACTTCGCGCGGGCCATGTTCGGCCCCGACGCGGTGACCCGGTGGCGACCCTCGTTCTTCCCGTTCACCGAGCCGAGCGCCGAGTTCGACCTCGGCTGCTTCGTCTGCCCCGGCCCGTTCGGGCCGTCCGGCCCCGACCCGGCCTGTCGCACCTGCGGCGGCACCGGGTGGATCGAATGGGGCGGCTGCGGCATGGTCAACCCGAACGTGCTGCTGGCCTGTGGCATCGACCCCGAGCGCTACAGCGGGTTCGCCTTCGGCATGGGCCTCGAGCGCACACTGATGTTCCGCCACGGCATCGCCGACATGCGCGACATGGTCGAGGGCGACGCCCGGTTCAGCCTGCACTACGGAATGAGTGTCTGA
- a CDS encoding GNAT family N-acetyltransferase, with protein sequence MSTPPSFELTLPDVRWHASWLEAAAEFAATGEFPHGSGLTPDGKQPLAGMPAWRPGELADPARFAAFVTDLRSLTDPDVVRPLGLVPDTKLWITDGDRYLGAVSLRHELNDFLLQTGGHIGYSVRPTSRRRGLATAALRGALERAAAAPLSLTRVLLTCEEGNAASAGVIERCGGVLEDVRGTMRRYWITVSPDEKAPTLRPDAGSRA encoded by the coding sequence ATGTCGACCCCACCGAGCTTCGAGCTCACCCTCCCTGACGTCCGCTGGCACGCCAGCTGGCTGGAGGCTGCCGCCGAGTTCGCGGCCACCGGTGAGTTCCCGCACGGTTCGGGCCTGACCCCGGACGGCAAGCAACCCCTCGCGGGCATGCCCGCGTGGCGTCCGGGCGAGCTCGCCGATCCGGCCCGCTTCGCGGCGTTCGTGACCGATCTTCGCAGCCTGACCGACCCGGACGTCGTGCGCCCGCTCGGGCTGGTGCCCGACACCAAGTTGTGGATCACTGACGGCGATCGATATCTGGGCGCGGTATCGCTTCGACACGAGCTGAACGACTTCTTGCTGCAGACCGGCGGCCACATCGGCTACAGCGTGCGCCCGACCAGCCGCCGCAGGGGGTTGGCCACAGCGGCGTTGCGTGGGGCGCTCGAGCGGGCCGCGGCGGCACCGTTGAGCCTCACCCGGGTGCTGCTCACCTGCGAGGAGGGCAATGCCGCCTCGGCAGGCGTGATCGAACGCTGTGGCGGCGTCCTGGAGGACGTGCGCGGCACCATGCGGCGCTACTGGATCACCGTGAGCCCGGATGAGAAGGCTCCAACGCTTCGGCCCGACGCCGGGTCCCGCGCCTAG